One genomic window of Myxocyprinus asiaticus isolate MX2 ecotype Aquarium Trade chromosome 5, UBuf_Myxa_2, whole genome shotgun sequence includes the following:
- the ano8a gene encoding anoctamin-8 produces the protein MSSAVLEKLLRGRLFHARQYIMRHKSKITMAPTENCDILMTCPDITDDHTLLWLLNQIRLEIPQIRIQIRQHKYTHTYAFFITSTFENLLRGAEQMGMQKAVKVRYGGGTRRFSCEEDDIYENIESELCFFTSQERQNIIKYWLDNLRAKQGEALHNIHFLEGQPIIPELIARGVILQMFPLRDQRILNHLMTSWVQAVCERQPLDDICDYFGVKIAMYFAWLGFYTNSMLYPAVIGFLLWIFAESDQTSQDICCVVFAIFNVVWATLFLERWKRREAELAYKWGTLDTPAESLEEPRPQFRGVKRRSPVTGCEEFFYPPWKRRMFRCFVSLPICIFCLCFVCLAMFVCLELQEFVIETKELPSICRFIPKILLAITVTVCDEVYKKIALWLNDLENYRLQSTYDNNLILKTVFFQFINSYLSLFYIGFYLKDMERLKEMLATLLIFRQFLQNIKEVLQPYLYEHHKLGALRPLWDLIHTMLLSYSHLIVQRVRLTCQASLDVNKSGTSPDQSEKTERRSLIASYRVSKTEEADDTALKQRKVSFTEKVEYKDKVVEAPTQDSILDDGSPTLVEEGMDPSSIFDMCDDDDDDYDDENVKETDDTVSKPQEPQRRKTKCAGDNHSMDKKVSWMDPPEETGSTVLTQPEIESCMLTYEDTLQDYQEMFIQFGYVVLFSSAFPLAAMCALINNIVEIRSDALKLCSGLQRPFGQRVENIGQWQTAMEAMGLIAIIVNCYLIGQCGQLQRLFPWLSPEMAIVSVVLLEHFAILLKYVIHVAIPDIPNWVADKMAKLEYQRREALKKHERLAQQHQQQQWRKNEEEEEHQKMAEELARQESDKSNPSGGEDHHHDKSPGTKSSSGGDKIKRPSSLLSNNNVMKLKQIIPIQGKFTSATSPTSGEAKLPGFLKFLKSPELKKEAAMAVVPAATQGSQEKSQSPSKSFNPGKLFNFGKDNQCTGAGSEQQAKPEDASRSTYAQHTNNDQFPSPEELPSSEVEKDETTDSGSNPSKNQ, from the exons GTCTTCGGCAGTATTAG AGAAATTGCTCAGAGGTCGTCTCTTTCATGCCAGACAGTACATCATGAGGCATAAATCCAAGATCACAATGGCTCCCACTGAAAACTGTGATATTCTTATGACATGCCCAG ACATCACAGATGACCATACACTGTTATGGTTACTTAACCAAATCCGTCTGGAAATTCCACAAATCAGAATCCAGATTCGGCAGCATAAATACACTCACACCTATGCATTCTTCATTACCTCAACCTTTGAGAA ctTGTTGCGTGGAGCTGAACAGATGGGCATGCAAAAGGCAGTGAAGGTACGTTATGGAGGCGGCACTCGCAGGTTTTCATGTGAGGAGGATGACATCTATGAGAACATAGAGAGTGAGCTGTGTTTCTTCACATCACAG GAGCGTcagaatattataaaatattggtTGGACAATCTGCGGGCCAAACAGGGCGAGGCACTTCATAACATTCACTTCCTGGAGGGTCAACCAATCA TACCAGAGCTAATAGCGAGGGGTGTAATTCTTCAAATGTTTCCCCTTCGTGACCAGAGAATTCTGAACCACCTGATGACGTCCTGGGTTCAGGCAGTCTGTGAGAGGCAACCCCTAG ATGATATCTGTGATTATTTTGGGGTGAAGATTGCCATGTACTTTGCATGGTTGGGGTTTTACACCAACTCTATGCTGTACCCAGCAGTGATTGGCTTTCTGCTCTGGATCTTTGCTGAGTCTGATCAG aCAAGTCAGGATATTTGCTGTGTGGTTTTTGCCATTTTCAACGTGGTGTGGGCAACACTGTTCCTGGAGAGATGGAAGCGGCGGGAAGCAGAATTAGCATACAAGTGGGGAACACTGGACACCCCTGCAGAGTCACTGGAGGAACCCCGTCCACAGTTTCGG GGTGTTAAACGTCGCAGTCCAGTGACGGGTTGTGAAGAGTTTTTCTATCCACCCTGGAAGAGGAGAATGTTCCGCTGCTTTGTCAGCTTGCCCATCTGTATCTTCTGTCTTTGCTTCGTCTGCTTGGCCATGTTTGTTTGCCTGGAACTTCAA gaatTTGTAATCGAAACAAAAGAGTTGCCAAGCATCTGTAGATTTATTCCAAAAATTCTGCTTGCTATAACTGTTACTGTATGTGATGAAGTGTACAagaaaatagctctttggcttaATGATCTGG AAAATTACAGACTTCAGAGCACTTATGATAATAATCTCATCCTCAAGACCGTTTTT TTTCAGTTCATAAATTCTTACCTCAGTCTTTTCTACATTGGATTTTATCTCAAAGATATGGAGCGGTTAAAAGAG ATGCTGGCCACATTGTTGATCTTCCGCCAATTTCTACAAAATATCAAAGAAGTATTACAGCCGTATCTCTATGAACACCACAAATTAGGGGCTCTGAGGCCGTTATGGGACTTAATTCACACCATGCTCTTGAGCTATAGCCATTTGATAGTGCAAAGGGTGCGACTGACTTGCCAAGCCAGTCTAGATGTGAACAAAAGTGGCACGTCTCCAGACCAATCCGAGAAGACAGAAAGGAGAAGTTTGATTGCCAGCTACAGAGTTTCCAAAACAGAGGAAGCAGATGATACTGCTCTAAAGCAAAGGAAGGTCAGCTTCACTGAGAAAGTGGAATACAAAGACAAGGTTGTGGAAGCACCAACACAGGACAGCATACTGGACGATGGCAGTCCTACTCTTGTAGAGGAAGGAATGGATCCATCCTCAATATTTGATatgtgtgatgatgatgatgatgattatgatgatgagAATGTCAAGGAAACTGATGATACTGTGAGTAAACCCCAAGAGCCTCAGAGGAGAAAGACCAAATGTGCAGGAGACAACCACAGTATGGACAAGAAAGTGTCCTGGATGGACCCTCCAGAGGAGACTGGGTCTACCGTTTTGACCCAACCAGAGATTGAAAGTTGCATGCTAACTTATGAG GATACTCTTCAAGATTACCAGGAGATGTTCATACAGTTTGGCTACGTTGTGCTCTTCTCATCTGCATTTCCTCTGGCGGCCATGTGTGCCCTCATAAATAACATTGTAGAGATCCGAAGTGATGCCTTAAAACTTTGCTCAGGCCTCCAGAGACCCTTTGGACAAAGAGTAGAGAACATTGGACAATGGCAG ACTGCAATGGAGGCTATGGGTCTGATTGCAATAATTGTGAACTGTTACCTTATTGGCCAATGTGGACAGCTACAACGACTCTTCCCCTGGTTGAGCCCTGAGATGGCCATTGTCTCTGTTGTATTACTAGAG CACTTTGCCATTCTGCTCAAATATGTAATTCATGTTGCAATTCCTGATATTCCAAACTGGGTGGCAGATAAGATGGCCAAACTTGAATACCAGCGGAGAGAAGCTCTCAAG AAACATGAACGCCTGGCTCAGCAGCACCAGCAGCAGCAATGGAGGAAGAatgaagaagaggaggagcaTCAAAAAATGGCAGAGGAATTGGCACGACAAGAAAGCGACAAGTCAAATCCCAGTGGAGGTGAAGATCATCACCATGATAAAAGCCCAGGAACCAAGTCCAGCTCTGGAGGAGATAAGATTAAGAGACCCAGCTCCCTTTTAAGCAACAATAATGTAATGAAACTTAAACAAATAATCCCAATTCAGGGTAAATTCACCTCCGCCACTTCTCCCACAAGTGGTGAGGCCAAACTTCCAGGTTTTCTAAAGTTCCTCAAGTCTCCAGAGTTAAAAAAGGAAGCAGCGATGGCAGTTGTGCCAGCAGCGACACAAGGGAGCCAAGAGAAATCACAGTCTCCTAGCAAGTCATTCAATCCAGGCAAACTATTCAACTTTGGAAAAGATAATCAGTGTACTGGTGCTGGTTCTGAACAACAAGCTAAACCAGAAGATGCCTCCAGGTCCACTTATGCACAACACACAAATAATGACCAATTTCCTTCACCAGAAGAGCTTCCATCTTCTGAGGTTGAAAAGGATGAGACCACTGACTCTGGTAGTAATCCTTCAAAAAATCAGTGA
- the mrpl34 gene encoding 39S ribosomal protein L34, mitochondrial — protein sequence MNTLRATFLRFSGSKFLFWSNGTHPTVFSCSQQRSISSLILSRTGADQRTVLQGTLNVKAEGACVFQQPLWHYLQVRTGKRGTEYQPKNIKRKRTHGWIKRISTPGGIEVILRRMLKGRKSLTH from the exons ATGAACACGTTACGAGCAACATTTCTGCGCTTTTCGGGGTCCAAATTTTTGTTTTG GAGCAATGGCACACACCCAACTGTGTTTAGCTGCAGTCAACAACGCTCTATCAGTTCTTTGATTCTATCAAGGACAGGAGCAGACCAGAGAACTGTCCTGCAAGGAACACTTAATGTCAAAGCAGAAGGAGCCTGTGTTTTCCAGCAACCACTCTGGCACTATCTACAGGTCCGGACAGGCAAACGTGGGACAGAATATCAGCCAAAGAACATCAAACGAAAGAGGACCCATGGTTGGATCAAAAGAATCAGCACTCCGGGTGGCATCGAAGTAATCCTGCGGCGAATGCTCAAAGGGCGAAAATCCCTTACGCATTGA